The window GGTGGGGAACCAGGAAGGGGCAGCATGGGTGGGAAGGAACAGGCCTGGGAACTGGGAATGCTGTAGGCTGGTGACCCAGGCCCCGAGGTCTGTAGAGTGCCCACATAGGTGTCCAGTGAGGAGTGGCCAGTGCTGTGGCAACTTCAACTCCCCCATGGATGTTCAAATGGGCTGGGTTGTGCATTTCAACAAAACTTGATTTTAGAGGGAAAATGGGCCTAGCTAACAGATGTGTAACGAAAGCTGTGTTCACTCCAATTTTAATTCTGTAGCTGTATTTTCCTATACATCTCCACTATGGAAAGTCCAGTTGTGAAACTAAACCTCATCAGAAATACCCTGTGTCTTTTGCCAGGAGCCTTAAGACACTGCTAATTTGACCACCTTAAGTGGCTTTGCAAGCATTTGATTCAGAAGGCACACACACTTAAACTTGCCCTGGGACTTACTTTCAAAGTATTTCCAAATTTTAATGCAGTTACAAGTTTACATATGGCGATGGAAGTGGTCAAATACAGCAATCCTCTCAAGTACACTTTCCCAATCACAGTATTCTGTTTGCAGAATGAAATATGAGTTGGCAAGGAAGATCAACATATAAGCCTAGACCAAGAGGAAGTTTACAGTTTCCTGAACTGATTGGGCTTATGCTCGTTAGTGCCTTAACATTCCATGTTTTCTGTTAGCAGAAATTTCTATTTGTGATAGTCTTGTTGAACTAGTGTACATATACTGATAAAGGTCTGCCATGCTGAAAAATGATCATGGCATCTCATGAAGGAAAGGCAAGTCCAAGAGGATTACATTCTGGTTTTGTGTGGATGAATTATCTTGTGTTCCCCAGATTTCACCCATGATTTCCTCCCCATGTTTATTCGTAACAGATTACACACATTCCTCCCAACATAAATTAAAATGGCTTCCAAAGCCCTTGAAGGTAACTGTCTTAGAGTATGACCTCCCTGTGGGAAGAGTAACTTTATGAAGAATAAGGATATGGAATAGTGTTGGAGAAATGTCTTTAGACTTATgatgaaaaatatgtattctgtatatttatattattgacATATATTGATAACAGAACTTTCTAATCTGCATAAACACACACCCCTCGTCCCAGCAACCCAGTGATGAAGAGCCTCAAGAAGAGAAACCACCCACTGAAAGTCAAAATCCTACACATGGTCAGGAGAGAGAAGATCAGGGTGCTGCTGAGATTCAAGGTGctaggaagggaaagaaagaatgtcTATGGTGGCGGTGGGGGCAGAGGAGGCCTATATGTGCATCATGCATTATGCCATAAACagtaacagaagaaagaaaacattagaaaacGTTCTCAAACACTTGCTGAAATTTGGCTGGAAAAGTGAAGAGTGTAGTTTGCAGCTTCATGAAGTCCCTGGATGCaatgaatcttctcttttttttcgaGGTTTATTTTGCATGCTTGAAAATATTTAGTCCTTGCTAAATCAGATGAaaccatttaattttatatatacaaatgtacATTATTTCACTAGTTTAATTTGATGTTCTTAGAATGTTGTTGTATGATTATCTCAGCCATGGTGTCAATGGTGTTGTAAGCACCCTTTAATAGCATGTAGAGTGCCAAGTAACCCTACCTTGTGACACCATGAATAAAGCCCATTTGCATAGGGATGTTAGCCCcactttataaataagaaaactgaggcttagagattgAGGCTTACCAAGAACACTTGACTCATGGACAAAGAATTCAAATTACATTTCAAAGTTTGTATTTGTCCTACTGTCTATGTTATTAGAAAACATGACTGATTTTGCTTAAAATGCTTAATACTCGAATGTGCTTCTCCTGTAAGGTACTTCAGTATTGGCTCAGGAAAAGGCACAGTTCAGTGATACAGGATAGCAACTCCAGAAACGAGCTCAATCAAAGGAATACTGATCAAAGGAAATAGCCTCTGTTCCCTTCGATCAATATTTTTGACAGTATGTTTTGGAAAAGCTGGATAATTCAGGATACTGGCATACAGGTATATTACTATATTGGCTATATTAGTATGGTTTTTAAGGGACTTTTAAAAGTTGCTtcaatacttttataattagacagtttaaagtataataagattGTCATGAAACAGAAATTATTTCCTCAAAGGACCGCATTTTCAAGCTAAATACTGACCAAATTTGGGCCATGGATTATTTTAGCAATTCACTGTTAAGAGGTTTCCAGAATATGACTGTCAACAACGCCCATTAATTTCTTTGCACTCAGGTTCCCATACTCTCACTGAAGACAGTGATTTTGCTGTTATATTTGGTACTTTTTTCTTAATGGGATTCATTTATGGAAAGTTATATATAGGACCTTTGGACCTAAGCATaactttcattaatttttaccCCAAAATTTTCAAGTTATCTAAACAGGGGATGGATGTCAGGGCTATAAGATTTGTCATAAACCTGCCACTATATTGATCTAATCCTTCAGAAAGTTACATTTAATTTATGATTAAAATGCTGTCCATGCAGCAGGCTTCAGATTTCCTAGATACCTGATACTTACTGTTTATAATACACAATGGTAAAGTATAGGAAATGGAGGTGTAGTGTGATTTACCCTCAGATTgtcatttaaaataagatttcatAATACAG of the Pongo abelii isolate AG06213 chromosome X, NHGRI_mPonAbe1-v2.0_pri, whole genome shotgun sequence genome contains:
- the LOC100448543 gene encoding X antigen family member 3-like, encoding MSWQGRSTYKPRPRGSLQFPELIGLMLQPSDEEPQEEKPPTESQNPTHGQEREDQGAAEIQVPDLEADLQELSQSKTGDECGVGHGVQGKILTKSEQFKMPEGGEGQPQL